In Mangrovivirga cuniculi, the following proteins share a genomic window:
- a CDS encoding DUF6992 family protein, translating to MKLKINLFFFFLFLFFAAYSQNNSDDISLPDLASYNKERNKINQTGMIILSSWAVSNIAINGGILLGSDSFSKENKYFMQMNIYWNAVNLVIGGFGLYSAINGNNNLSLANSITEQSSIEKILLLNTGLDVAYIAGGFWLREKGKNSSKNPERWKGFGKSLILQGGFLLGFDLVLYFIHSNHSEQLNNIVEMISLNENGVGFKFNF from the coding sequence ATGAAACTTAAAATAAACCTATTTTTCTTTTTCCTCTTTTTGTTTTTTGCAGCTTACTCTCAAAATAATTCAGATGATATTAGCCTCCCCGATCTTGCTTCTTATAATAAGGAAAGAAACAAAATCAATCAGACCGGAATGATCATTTTAAGTTCCTGGGCGGTTTCTAATATTGCGATAAATGGAGGAATACTACTAGGTTCTGATTCATTTTCTAAGGAAAATAAATATTTTATGCAGATGAATATTTACTGGAATGCAGTAAATTTAGTAATAGGAGGTTTTGGGCTTTACTCAGCAATAAATGGAAATAATAACTTAAGCCTGGCTAATTCAATTACTGAACAATCCAGTATCGAAAAAATTTTACTACTTAACACTGGACTCGATGTAGCTTATATAGCCGGAGGGTTTTGGCTAAGAGAAAAAGGTAAGAATTCTTCTAAAAATCCTGAAAGATGGAAAGGTTTTGGAAAATCGTTAATTCTACAAGGAGGCTTCCTGTTAGGATTTGATCTCGTTTTATATTTTATACATAGTAACCATTCAGAACAATTAAATAATATTGTTGAAATGATTAGCCTGAACGAAAATGGTGTTGGATTTAAATTTAATTTCTAA
- a CDS encoding DEAD/DEAH box helicase translates to MKFQELNLNESLLDGLMSMGFEEATPIQEQAIPKVLEGKDLIGCAQTGTGKTAAYLLPVLNKIAESNSNKINTLILAPTRELVQQIDQQLQGFGYFVNTSSIPIYGGGDGATWTRQKHAMKQGVDIIVATPGRLLSQLNTVDFDFSGLEHLILDEADRMLDMGFYDDIIRIISFIPKKRQTLLFSATMPRKIRELANKILHNPAEVNISISKPAAGVDQVGYSVYNKQKTPLLMNLLDEGNYESIIIFASRKEIVKDLEKEMIRKKYDVRAFHSDLEQPERESLMRDFKNKQVRVLIGTDILARGIDVDGIDLVVNYDSPSDPEDYVHRVGRTARASRTGKAVTFINEDDQRKFYKIERMIETVVPKGELPEELGEGPKYNPQPFRNKKRKNYKKSNNYKGKGNSQNKRHHRGKKSGQKPYSKGRNKQQNKKSGE, encoded by the coding sequence TTGAAATTTCAAGAACTTAATTTAAACGAAAGCCTTTTGGATGGATTGATGTCCATGGGTTTTGAAGAAGCAACACCTATACAAGAACAGGCTATTCCTAAAGTACTTGAAGGAAAAGATCTTATTGGATGTGCCCAAACAGGTACAGGTAAGACTGCAGCATATTTACTTCCTGTCTTAAATAAAATAGCAGAAAGCAATTCTAACAAAATCAATACGCTTATACTTGCGCCCACCAGGGAGCTGGTACAACAAATAGATCAACAGTTACAGGGGTTTGGGTATTTCGTAAATACATCCAGTATTCCAATTTATGGAGGAGGAGATGGTGCTACCTGGACCAGGCAGAAACATGCGATGAAACAGGGTGTCGATATTATTGTAGCCACGCCTGGCAGGTTGTTATCTCAATTGAATACTGTTGATTTCGATTTTTCCGGTCTGGAGCATTTAATTCTCGATGAAGCAGATAGAATGCTGGATATGGGATTTTACGATGATATCATCAGGATCATATCTTTTATTCCTAAAAAGAGGCAAACACTTCTTTTTAGTGCTACAATGCCGCGAAAGATCAGAGAACTTGCTAACAAAATTCTTCATAATCCTGCAGAAGTAAATATTTCAATATCCAAACCAGCAGCGGGAGTTGATCAGGTAGGATATTCTGTTTACAATAAGCAAAAGACACCTCTTTTAATGAACCTACTTGATGAAGGTAATTACGAGAGCATAATTATTTTTGCTTCAAGAAAGGAGATAGTAAAAGACCTGGAGAAAGAAATGATCAGGAAAAAGTATGATGTGAGAGCATTTCATTCTGATCTTGAACAACCGGAAAGAGAATCTCTTATGAGAGATTTTAAAAATAAGCAGGTTAGAGTATTAATCGGTACTGACATTTTAGCCAGAGGAATAGATGTTGATGGAATTGACCTTGTAGTTAACTATGATTCGCCATCTGATCCGGAAGATTATGTCCACAGGGTAGGTAGAACTGCCAGGGCATCCAGAACGGGAAAAGCGGTAACCTTTATAAATGAGGATGACCAGCGAAAATTTTATAAAATCGAGCGGATGATCGAGACGGTAGTTCCTAAAGGTGAATTACCTGAAGAGTTGGGAGAAGGGCCAAAGTATAATCCTCAGCCTTTTCGTAATAAAAAAAGAAAGAACTATAAGAAGTCGAATAATTACAAAGGGAAAGGTAATAGTCAAAACAAAAGGCACCACAGAGGTAAAAAATCAGGTCAAAAGCCTTATAGTAAAGGAAGGAATAAACAGCAGAATAAGAAAAGCGGAGAATGA
- a CDS encoding DUF6495 family protein, protein MKKYRVLTKTELKKLKDEFIEFLSVQTITADDWKKIKEEEPEKADEIIAWFSEVMYEQWMRKIHFAVKFDPQSITAFRFSASNMVLVSLKAESNQINFTEMALSDLSKEDIKKLKVFTSTKNYEKSREEEIFQLIERGCVPDDGSYFKKLLQLLPN, encoded by the coding sequence ATGAAAAAATACAGAGTACTGACTAAAACTGAACTTAAAAAATTAAAAGACGAGTTTATTGAGTTTTTATCGGTCCAAACAATTACAGCAGATGATTGGAAAAAGATAAAGGAGGAAGAACCTGAAAAAGCAGACGAAATAATCGCCTGGTTCAGTGAAGTAATGTATGAGCAATGGATGCGAAAGATACACTTTGCTGTGAAGTTTGATCCTCAAAGCATTACTGCATTCAGATTTTCAGCTTCGAATATGGTATTAGTTTCTCTGAAAGCTGAAAGTAATCAAATAAACTTTACTGAAATGGCTCTTTCAGATCTTAGTAAAGAAGATATAAAAAAATTGAAGGTTTTTACTTCTACCAAAAATTATGAAAAGAGTAGAGAAGAAGAAATTTTTCAATTAATCGAGCGGGGATGCGTCCCTGATGATGGAAGCTATTTTAAAAAACTATTACAGTTATTACCTAACTGA
- a CDS encoding helix-turn-helix domain-containing protein, whose amino-acid sequence MKQKDENQHVKRTQKDYSYTFKLSVVEEIERGELGIRAASRKYGIQSHSTITNWLRKYGTFDWYNKTHLNLSKSPEQKLLELEQKVKLLEKQKASLEKKLEFTDKKAIFFDMMIDIAEEELKIPIRKKYSPEQSNDSKNSTKKA is encoded by the coding sequence ATGAAGCAAAAAGATGAGAACCAGCACGTTAAGCGAACACAAAAAGACTACAGTTACACTTTTAAATTATCAGTGGTCGAAGAGATAGAAAGAGGAGAGCTTGGCATAAGAGCCGCATCCAGGAAGTATGGAATACAATCTCACTCTACCATTACAAATTGGTTAAGAAAATATGGTACCTTTGATTGGTACAACAAAACCCATTTAAACTTGTCAAAGAGCCCAGAACAGAAATTATTGGAGCTTGAACAAAAAGTCAAGCTCTTGGAGAAACAGAAAGCTTCATTGGAAAAGAAACTAGAGTTTACTGATAAAAAGGCTATTTTCTTTGATATGATGATCGATATTGCAGAAGAAGAGCTAAAGATTCCTATTAGAAAAAAGTACTCACCCGAACAATCGAACGATTCAAAGAACAGTACAAAGAAAGCTTAA
- a CDS encoding IS3 family transposase, giving the protein MFGKSRQVYYRAKKSEAKRRETASVVVKKVQQVRMRMSELGTRKLYEKLYDELRELGVGRDRLFAIMKANHMQILPKRQYHITTDSHHRFRKHRNLVENLTLNRPEQLWVSDITYIGNRQNPMYLSLVTDAYSKKIMGFNVSNSLHAQGAIKALKQAIKNRKYYDRELIHHSDRGLQYCCDDYQKELDKGNLLCSMTEKYDPYQNAIAERVNGILKQEFIKGILVNDIVLMNKLIKQSIDIYNRERPHYSCYMKTPEFMHGQEKIKIRTYKKIAPQNCAMLLNYLSL; this is encoded by the coding sequence TTGTTTGGGAAGAGTAGGCAGGTTTATTATCGAGCAAAGAAATCTGAGGCTAAAAGAAGAGAAACAGCTTCTGTAGTAGTGAAAAAGGTTCAACAAGTGCGGATGAGAATGTCTGAATTAGGCACAAGAAAGCTCTACGAAAAGCTTTATGATGAGCTTCGGGAACTTGGGGTTGGTAGAGACCGGTTGTTTGCCATTATGAAAGCTAATCACATGCAAATACTCCCAAAACGGCAATACCACATCACGACCGACTCCCATCATAGATTCAGAAAACATCGCAACTTGGTTGAGAACTTAACCCTTAATAGGCCCGAGCAGTTGTGGGTTAGTGATATTACCTATATAGGGAACCGACAAAATCCAATGTATCTATCTCTGGTGACAGATGCTTATTCAAAGAAAATAATGGGGTTTAATGTATCTAACAGCCTCCATGCGCAAGGGGCAATCAAGGCATTAAAACAAGCGATTAAAAATAGAAAGTATTATGATCGAGAACTAATTCATCATTCAGACCGAGGTTTGCAATACTGTTGTGATGATTACCAAAAGGAACTTGATAAAGGTAATCTGTTGTGTAGTATGACAGAAAAGTATGATCCCTACCAAAATGCTATTGCAGAACGAGTGAATGGTATTTTAAAGCAAGAATTTATTAAGGGCATACTGGTAAATGATATAGTTCTAATGAATAAATTGATCAAACAATCTATTGATATTTATAACAGAGAACGTCCTCATTACAGCTGCTATATGAAGACTCCAGAATTTATGCATGGACAAGAAAAAATTAAAATAAGAACCTATAAAAAAATAGCACCGCAAAATTGTGCGATGCTACTTAATTATTTATCCTTGTAA
- a CDS encoding ABC-F family ATP-binding cassette domain-containing protein, protein MISANNLSLQFGKRILFDDVNIKFVNGNCYGVIGANGAGKSTFLKILSGEISPTAGQVAMEPGKRMAVLKQNHFEFDEETVMNTVLMGHQKLWSIMQEKDAIYAKEDFSEEDGIKASELEAEFAEMDGWNAEPEAAALLSGLGIHEDHHYSLMKDLPGTLKVRVLLAQALFGDPDVLILDEPTNDLDLNTISWLEDFLLDFKNTVIVVSHDRHFLDTVCTHIVDIDYKEINLFTGNYTFWYESSQLAAQQRSSANKKAEEKKKELQEFIARFSANAAKSKQATSRRKLLEKINLDDIKPSSRRYPAIIFSQNREAGDQILAIDNLSKSREGRLLFDKIDLNVNKGDKIAVLAKDSLTTTSFFQILAGEIEPDGGNYKFGQTITPAYLPNENKDFFTGNDNLIDWLRDYSENKEEVYVRGFLGKMLFSGEEVLKEVNVLSGGEKVRCMLSKMMLTGGNVLLLDEPTNHLDLESITALNNALMDFPGTILFTSHDHAFTQSVANRIIEIGPNGMLDKLMSYDDYIEDAKISEQRETLHQ, encoded by the coding sequence ATGATTTCAGCAAATAACTTATCCTTACAGTTTGGTAAACGCATTCTTTTTGATGATGTTAACATCAAATTCGTTAATGGAAACTGCTATGGTGTAATTGGTGCTAACGGAGCAGGAAAATCTACTTTTCTAAAGATTCTTTCGGGCGAAATATCACCAACAGCAGGCCAGGTAGCCATGGAACCCGGTAAAAGAATGGCTGTTCTTAAGCAGAACCATTTTGAGTTCGATGAAGAAACTGTAATGAACACTGTGTTGATGGGGCACCAAAAACTATGGTCTATCATGCAGGAAAAAGATGCCATCTATGCAAAAGAAGATTTTTCTGAAGAAGATGGAATAAAAGCTTCTGAACTGGAAGCTGAATTTGCAGAAATGGACGGTTGGAATGCAGAACCTGAAGCAGCTGCTTTATTAAGCGGCCTTGGTATTCATGAGGATCATCATTATTCACTTATGAAAGACCTGCCTGGTACGCTTAAAGTTCGTGTCTTGCTTGCCCAGGCTTTATTTGGAGATCCGGATGTGCTGATTCTGGATGAGCCTACCAACGACCTTGACCTTAATACGATATCATGGCTGGAAGATTTTCTTCTGGATTTCAAAAACACAGTTATCGTAGTTTCTCACGACAGGCATTTCCTGGATACAGTGTGTACTCACATTGTCGATATCGATTATAAAGAAATAAACCTTTTTACGGGTAATTATACTTTCTGGTACGAATCATCTCAGCTTGCTGCACAGCAAAGAAGCTCTGCAAATAAAAAGGCTGAAGAAAAGAAAAAAGAATTACAGGAATTTATTGCCAGATTCTCTGCCAATGCAGCAAAATCAAAGCAGGCAACCAGTAGAAGGAAACTTTTAGAAAAGATTAATCTTGATGATATCAAACCATCAAGTAGAAGGTATCCCGCTATAATTTTCTCTCAAAACAGAGAAGCAGGTGATCAAATCCTGGCCATCGATAACCTATCAAAAAGCAGAGAAGGACGACTACTTTTTGATAAGATCGACCTAAATGTGAATAAAGGAGATAAAATTGCGGTTCTTGCTAAGGACAGTTTAACAACTACCTCTTTTTTCCAGATTCTTGCAGGTGAAATTGAACCAGACGGTGGAAATTATAAATTTGGTCAAACGATCACTCCGGCATATTTACCAAACGAAAATAAAGACTTTTTCACTGGCAATGATAATCTTATCGATTGGCTAAGAGATTATTCAGAGAATAAAGAGGAAGTATATGTCAGAGGATTCCTCGGAAAAATGCTCTTCAGTGGTGAAGAAGTACTAAAAGAGGTTAATGTATTATCCGGAGGTGAAAAGGTTCGTTGTATGCTATCTAAAATGATGCTTACCGGTGGTAATGTATTATTACTCGATGAGCCAACTAACCACCTTGACCTCGAGTCGATCACCGCATTAAATAATGCCTTAATGGATTTCCCGGGAACTATTCTATTTACTTCTCATGACCATGCCTTTACTCAGTCAGTAGCTAATAGAATTATTGAGATCGGGCCAAATGGAATGCTTGACAAATTAATGTCATACGATGACTATATCGAAGATGCTAAGATCTCAGAGCAAAGAGAAACTTTACATCAATAA
- a CDS encoding FMN-binding negative transcriptional regulator, whose product MKYPPKHYNESSIAMSLKVMRLFPLATVISSNTDSLPDVTLMPLLTDENSKGMELLGHIDKNNPQTSSLSGAEVKVLFKGPDTYISPLNYISENQLPTWNYAYVEVIGKSEFISDEECRKLLVRMVDELDTKDWKLNYNDPRIDKLLPYIQGFKIKVSSLKNRFKLSQDKSIEDQKAVNNVMMEDSRKESFVSDLKKIFS is encoded by the coding sequence ATGAAATATCCTCCCAAACATTATAATGAATCTTCAATAGCCATGTCACTGAAAGTGATGAGGTTATTCCCACTTGCTACTGTTATTAGTTCAAATACTGATTCTTTACCTGATGTAACCCTGATGCCCTTGCTGACAGATGAAAATTCGAAAGGAATGGAACTGTTAGGGCATATTGATAAAAACAATCCACAAACCAGTTCATTATCAGGAGCAGAAGTTAAGGTTCTTTTTAAAGGCCCGGATACATACATCTCTCCATTGAATTATATCAGTGAAAATCAACTCCCCACCTGGAATTACGCTTATGTTGAAGTGATTGGGAAATCTGAATTTATCTCTGATGAAGAGTGTCGAAAATTGTTGGTTAGAATGGTTGATGAATTAGATACGAAGGATTGGAAACTCAATTACAATGATCCCAGAATTGATAAACTATTACCCTACATTCAGGGTTTTAAAATTAAGGTTTCAAGTTTGAAAAACAGGTTTAAACTTTCACAGGATAAATCAATTGAAGATCAGAAAGCTGTAAACAATGTAATGATGGAGGATTCGAGAAAGGAAAGTTTTGTTTCTGATCTTAAGAAAATATTTTCTTGA
- a CDS encoding IGHMBP2 family helicase — protein sequence MEEIKSIKRYQKYFKKLIDLEREEEMMTQLNEIRVLSGAERQRKGRALLDLRGKDAGAGLGGTYLVRLGGRGKLPDTQISVGDLVILSSGNPSGREEHAVVHELTKGTITVAYQTLPPHYVYGRGVRVDLFANDVTFKRMQEAVGKLKPHQILSDLLLFHREPREENEKPLEELSYSNSKLNSKQKFAIEKCLQSKDLFLLHGPPGTGKTTTLTEIIYQEVKVGKKVLATADSNTAVDNMVEKLMKSGLKVLRIGNPARIHQELIPVCLDYKIQNTEGFQSATAMWNSIHELKQDQDKFTVPNGQNKRGLSDQEILKLSKKKASTRGIPIPKIHRMANWLKLQVKVNKLVEEAKKAEDEAVKQLISQSDVVLSTNSAAGSEVLEPFSFDISVIDECTQSVEPSSLIAMTKAKKWIMAGDHKQLPPTVICEEAEDLYLSLFERWISGYKEWSVMLEVQYRMNSEIMKFSNRSFYGGQLIAAEQAKDKTLNDLNGFMPPDEQYDPEKFKLLSSDKPISFLHVEGREERKEGAYSYFNLEEAEKVKQVIEALLFSRVFPEDIGIISPYEGQVALMKRMIEIEGIEIKSIDGFQGREKEIIILSLVRSNNKGRIGFLTDYRRLNVALTRAKKKLIIIGNENTLKENKYYSALVRQISKSDRSILVNN from the coding sequence TTGGAAGAAATTAAAAGTATAAAGCGATACCAAAAGTATTTTAAAAAGCTTATTGACCTTGAGCGAGAGGAAGAAATGATGACTCAACTTAATGAGATCAGGGTTTTATCCGGAGCAGAGCGTCAGCGAAAAGGCAGAGCGTTACTCGATCTTCGCGGTAAGGATGCCGGGGCAGGTCTTGGAGGTACTTATCTTGTTCGATTAGGTGGAAGAGGAAAGTTGCCTGATACACAAATCAGTGTGGGTGATTTGGTAATATTGAGTAGTGGAAATCCTTCCGGGAGAGAAGAACATGCTGTTGTTCATGAGTTAACAAAAGGAACGATAACAGTAGCCTATCAGACACTGCCACCACATTATGTTTATGGCAGAGGAGTAAGGGTGGATCTATTTGCCAATGATGTTACCTTTAAGAGGATGCAGGAGGCTGTAGGAAAACTAAAACCACATCAAATCCTGTCCGATCTTTTACTTTTCCATCGTGAACCACGAGAAGAGAATGAAAAACCACTTGAAGAATTATCCTATTCAAATTCCAAATTGAATAGTAAGCAAAAATTTGCAATTGAAAAGTGCCTCCAAAGTAAGGATTTATTCTTATTACACGGACCTCCCGGGACGGGTAAAACGACTACTTTAACCGAAATTATCTATCAGGAAGTTAAAGTGGGAAAGAAAGTATTAGCCACAGCGGATTCTAATACTGCAGTGGATAATATGGTTGAAAAATTAATGAAATCAGGTCTGAAGGTTCTGCGAATTGGTAATCCTGCCAGAATTCATCAGGAGCTCATTCCTGTGTGCCTGGATTATAAAATTCAGAATACCGAAGGTTTTCAATCAGCTACAGCTATGTGGAATTCTATTCATGAACTAAAACAAGATCAGGATAAATTTACTGTTCCAAACGGGCAAAACAAAAGAGGATTATCTGATCAGGAGATACTAAAGCTTTCAAAGAAAAAGGCTTCTACCAGGGGTATTCCAATCCCAAAGATCCATAGAATGGCCAATTGGTTAAAGCTACAGGTTAAAGTAAATAAACTTGTGGAGGAAGCTAAGAAAGCTGAGGATGAAGCTGTGAAGCAACTTATATCGCAATCTGATGTAGTGCTTTCAACGAATAGTGCAGCAGGGAGTGAAGTTTTGGAACCATTTAGTTTTGATATTTCGGTAATTGATGAATGTACTCAATCTGTTGAACCATCCTCATTAATAGCCATGACAAAGGCCAAAAAGTGGATCATGGCAGGAGATCATAAGCAATTACCACCGACTGTAATTTGTGAAGAAGCTGAAGATCTTTATTTGTCATTGTTTGAAAGATGGATCTCCGGATATAAGGAATGGAGCGTAATGCTCGAAGTGCAATATCGAATGAATTCAGAAATCATGAAGTTTTCAAACAGATCATTCTATGGCGGTCAATTGATTGCTGCGGAGCAGGCTAAAGACAAGACTCTCAATGATCTGAATGGATTTATGCCACCTGATGAACAATATGATCCTGAGAAATTCAAACTACTGAGCTCTGATAAGCCGATTAGCTTTCTTCATGTTGAAGGTAGAGAGGAAAGGAAGGAGGGAGCTTATTCCTATTTTAACTTAGAAGAAGCTGAGAAAGTAAAGCAGGTTATTGAAGCTTTATTATTTTCCCGTGTATTTCCTGAGGATATCGGAATTATAAGTCCTTATGAAGGCCAGGTAGCTCTAATGAAAAGAATGATCGAAATCGAAGGGATAGAAATAAAATCGATTGATGGATTTCAGGGTAGAGAGAAAGAAATTATTATTCTATCACTGGTAAGATCAAATAATAAGGGAAGAATTGGGTTTTTAACTGATTACAGGCGTTTAAATGTTGCCTTAACAAGGGCGAAGAAAAAGCTGATAATCATTGGTAATGAGAATACATTAAAGGAAAATAAATATTACTCCGCATTAGTTAGACAGATCAGCAAATCAGACAGATCTATTCTTGTCAACAACTGA
- a CDS encoding uracil-DNA glycosylase family protein — protein sequence MNNKLLFEYHKELKEKFPTDKIDSSINVLDPYEDDKTIENIEIFFDKYYKDKEHRTVILGINPGRFGAGVTGIPFTDPIYMDSELGIPNNYNKRHELSSQYIYQMISDYGGPEKYYGDVVVSAVSPLGFEKDGKNLNYYDDKNLKSLIYDYSVHQLKKLIAIVGPQKSIISLGGGKNQKYLEDLNKKEQLAEEIVALPHPRYIMQYKRRYLKDYTSHYINTISSVVDKNRSV from the coding sequence ATGAACAATAAGTTACTTTTTGAATACCATAAAGAACTGAAAGAAAAATTTCCAACGGATAAAATAGATTCATCTATTAATGTCCTTGATCCGTACGAAGACGATAAAACAATAGAAAATATAGAAATCTTCTTTGATAAGTATTACAAAGATAAAGAGCATCGAACTGTAATCCTTGGAATTAATCCGGGAAGATTTGGTGCAGGTGTAACGGGTATACCTTTCACAGATCCAATTTATATGGACTCTGAATTAGGTATTCCTAATAATTACAATAAAAGACATGAGTTATCATCGCAATATATCTATCAAATGATTAGTGATTATGGCGGTCCTGAGAAGTATTATGGAGATGTGGTTGTCAGTGCAGTTTCTCCTCTCGGATTTGAAAAAGACGGCAAAAACTTAAATTACTACGATGATAAAAACCTGAAAAGTCTGATTTATGATTATTCTGTACATCAACTAAAAAAGCTTATTGCTATAGTTGGTCCTCAAAAATCAATTATAAGTCTCGGAGGCGGCAAAAATCAAAAATACCTGGAAGATCTTAATAAAAAAGAACAACTAGCAGAAGAAATAGTCGCTCTTCCCCACCCCAGATATATTATGCAATACAAAAGGCGGTATTTAAAAGACTACACTTCACACTATATAAACACTATTAGTTCAGTTGTTGACAAGAATAGATCTGTCTGA
- a CDS encoding PAS domain-containing sensor histidine kinase, which yields MSIIRSHNQYKKRSIKNHKTLFYFNPSPMWIYCKKTLQFLDVNEAAISKYGYTLKEFLNLSLIDIIKEADVNKSYRNYLGLRQNDSKDKKTWIHYTSENDQLIVEKRSYKVKYKNEDAVLEIIIDVTSRLEANKKLTASINELNDFVYRASHDIRGPLARIIGLSNIMKKDEGKAKKFSELIENTATVLDHNLKRLLSLNNIKNIDPIPSKIDVKDLIKKICSVEKIQHQGAGINLIYDFQHNLIVYTDEQLLRIILENIIENAFKYSKNINDSFILITAYKKDQNFYIHVYDNGIGIEEKIRSKIFDYYFRGTSKSEGPGIGLSISKQAASKINASIFYEKIKLSNDLVTEFKIKIPPLSLSNPDQMPNFKIINTLPAYYYYS from the coding sequence ATGTCAATTATCAGATCGCATAACCAATACAAAAAAAGATCTATTAAAAATCATAAGACATTATTTTATTTCAATCCAAGCCCGATGTGGATTTATTGCAAAAAGACACTTCAATTTCTGGATGTAAATGAGGCCGCAATATCTAAATACGGATATACATTAAAGGAATTTCTCAACCTTAGTCTAATAGATATTATCAAAGAAGCTGATGTAAATAAGTCATATAGAAACTATTTGGGGCTCAGACAAAATGATTCTAAAGATAAAAAAACCTGGATTCACTATACCTCAGAAAATGATCAATTGATCGTCGAAAAAAGATCCTATAAAGTTAAATACAAAAACGAAGATGCCGTACTGGAAATCATTATTGATGTTACTTCAAGATTAGAAGCAAATAAAAAGTTAACAGCTTCAATAAATGAACTGAACGACTTTGTCTATCGGGCATCGCATGATATTAGAGGACCCCTAGCCCGAATTATAGGACTTTCTAATATCATGAAGAAAGATGAAGGTAAAGCAAAAAAATTCTCAGAACTAATTGAAAATACCGCTACTGTACTCGATCATAACTTAAAGAGGTTATTGAGTTTAAACAATATTAAAAATATTGATCCTATTCCCTCAAAAATTGATGTAAAAGACTTGATTAAGAAAATTTGCAGTGTAGAAAAAATACAGCATCAGGGTGCGGGAATTAATTTGATCTATGATTTTCAACATAATCTTATTGTCTATACAGATGAACAGCTTTTAAGGATTATACTTGAAAATATCATTGAAAATGCATTTAAATACTCTAAAAATATTAATGATTCATTTATACTTATTACTGCATATAAAAAAGATCAGAACTTTTATATTCATGTTTATGATAATGGTATTGGTATCGAAGAAAAAATCAGGTCTAAAATTTTTGACTATTACTTCAGGGGAACCTCAAAATCTGAAGGTCCGGGAATCGGATTATCAATTTCAAAGCAGGCAGCATCCAAAATAAATGCATCTATTTTTTACGAAAAAATAAAGCTTTCAAATGATTTAGTTACTGAATTTAAAATTAAAATACCTCCATTATCTTTATCAAATCCTGATCAAATGCCTAATTTTAAAATCATCAATACATTACCGGCATATTATTATTACTCATGA